The Microterricola viridarii nucleotide sequence CAGGAAGAACTCGACCGATCCCGAGTCGGGGGTCTCGGCGCCGGTGACGTTTGCTGTGGCGATGAGGTCAGTGCCGAACGGCACCGCGGCCGGCACGGTGAGCTCTGTCGCGGTCGCGTGCGCCTGCCAATCCAGCGTGATCGCCCCGGGCTCGACGCTGATCGGAGGCAGGAAACCCACTGGGCGGTAGGCGAAGTCCAACTCGTCGAGCCCCATCGTGCCGGGCCATGCCACGTCGATCGTCGCGGCAAGGCCGGCCGGGGTCGCCGCGATCAACGCCGTGCCAACGGTCGTTCCCGCGCGCGCGATGTCGAAGCTGCCTCCGATCGCCTGGGTGGGGGTGTCCGGCCCCAACACCAGCGTGACGGGCACGCGCTGCCCCGCGGTCGGCGACGCCGTGTAGTCGAGTGTGACCGCGGCCGGGTATGGGCCCACGTTCAGCTGCTTGATATCCGACGTCGACGAGAAGATCGGCTGAGCCGGGGTCGGGTCGAACTTCGCGCTCACCATCATGGGCAGGATGCTTGGCGCCCCCGTGGGCAGGGTGAGTTCGGCGACACCGTTCGCATCTGTGTAGGCGGTTCCCAACGGGTTGCTTCCCGGAGGAAAGATTCGCACGCTCAGGAAGCGCACCGGAATCCCCGCGACGGCCGGTGTCACCGTCGCGGTGTACGTGGTCGGCGTGTGCGCCCACATCGTCGCGCCGTCGGTGAGCGGTGAGACGTCCAGCGTGGTCGTGGAGACGATGTTCGTGACCACAGTGGCAGCACTCGTCTGGAATGTCGATGAAATGCCCGCTGGCTCGAAGAGAATGATCAGCCCGAGCGTCATCGAGTCGACGAACCTCCCCGGGATCGTGAACGCCTGGGAAACGCCGTTCACGAAGGTTTCATTCGACTGCAGGATTGTCCGCCCTGTGGTGGAGTCATAAATGCTGACGACCCCGGTCACCGTTGCGCCCGTGCCACCGTCGTTGGAGACCTCGGCCGTCACCTCAAAGTCGGTGTAACCCGGCGTGGATGGCGGGGGCGTGAGGAACAGCCCCGTCACTGTGACGGGCGCCGCGGATGCCGCGAGCGGAGCGGCCCCCATGCTGAGAGCGGAGAGCGCGACGATGGCGAGGGTGGCCAGGCCCGCGC carries:
- a CDS encoding Ig-like domain-containing protein, whose product is MSRTRSRLRAGLATLAIVALSALSMGAAPLAASAAPVTVTGLFLTPPPSTPGYTDFEVTAEVSNDGGTGATVTGVVSIYDSTTGRTILQSNETFVNGVSQAFTIPGRFVDSMTLGLIILFEPAGISSTFQTSAATVVTNIVSTTTLDVSPLTDGATMWAHTPTTYTATVTPAVAGIPVRFLSVRIFPPGSNPLGTAYTDANGVAELTLPTGAPSILPMMVSAKFDPTPAQPIFSSTSDIKQLNVGPYPAAVTLDYTASPTAGQRVPVTLVLGPDTPTQAIGGSFDIARAGTTVGTALIAATPAGLAATIDVAWPGTMGLDELDFAYRPVGFLPPISVEPGAITLDWQAHATATELTVPAAVPFGTDLIATANVTGAETPDSGSVEFFLDGRSMGSHPVVSGSATVTMTGVSVGGHTVTATFSGDATSAPSPAPAAAVDVTALPTTTELVPAPAQVHPGQGVVLQATVCAASTAGEPLTGTLDLLLAGDIVASVDSSLATAHATARGTCLGFETTVTAGGVGAHEITAHFRASGPFADSAAALTGSEALSVTPWATVLNGSLSSGNAFIGDAVRFDVAVSVGAAGRSTALGAAAGAGAPLATGTVVLLIDGDPAGDPVALVDGRASLTVPTGSAGSRTVGARFTPDGDSIRAAELAVGGTLTVAAAPQPEPTPEPTPEPSPESTPEPTQTPSPAHTPAPTAALPATGFDAGSASGAALAALLVAAVGIVLVARRRSAHR